aaaataattttgactcCCTAACTTACCAAACCACTTGGAGAGTTCACTTCCCAGCTGATGGTGTCTCCCTGTTGTGTTTTCCCAAAGGAGATCCAGCTGTTTCCTGGGAAACCCCCGGCCTGGAGAGCACGACCCAGAGGGGTGAGGAacaggattgggattgggattgggattgggattgggattggggcagagccacagctgccagggTGTGGAAAGCCCAACATTCCCGTGCTGGGATCAGATTCACCCCATGGGGTGAAATCCCAGCGTTCTGTGGCTGCTGGGTGAGGGCACGGAAATAACGGCACCGGTGATTTTGGGAATTTAAACATCTCCCAAACCATTTTCCCAGCAGGTACCACTGGTGCCAGCCCGAattccagcccctctccagctcccagccagtcccctgtgccagcagcagctgatgggCTGTCACCAGATGGATCCAGGCCAGCGGAGATGATTCCAACACTGGACAcatccaggctgggagaggggacaACCCCGCTGCCCACCCCGCCCACGGATTATGCTGCAGGTTGGGCTGATTCCCAGGGAACTCCAACCTCCCCTGGGCCTTGTTTCACCCACAAAGGCTCTTTTGATTTTCCAGAGGAACTTTCCTTCTCTGCAACCTCCTTCCTAGTGAGGCTCCTCCCAGCATTTCTTACCTTTGCAGCTCAaagtttccttttctctcctcttttccAGTTTCCATCCAGTCCGTGGCCTCTTCTGTTGgtaagctggaaaaaaaaaaaaaaacaacaaaaaaacccaaacttctTTGGGAAACAGGGgcttatttcaatttttttaagctTAAAATTCCTTTTGGGGGCTGTGGGAGCTTTATTCCCTGGCCAACGGGAATGCCACTGAGGGGGGGAAGGATTCAGCACCCACATTTCTCCCTGGGAAGAAGAATTCCCAATTCCCTCCCTTGGGATCTTGTGAAGGTGCCTGGAGTGGTTTGGGCTCCTTATGGAGCTGTTTTTTCATCAGGCACGGGTGGGGAGATGCTCCTCACCCCCGTGTCCATCCCACAGgactcctggtgctgctggccaccGGGACTGCGGCCgtctgctgctggaggaggaggaggaggaggaggaagtaAGTGCCAAGCCCCAGGAATGAGTTTTCCAAGGCTTCTGTGCCTCCCAAAGCCTTGCAGTGCCACTGATGCTCCTCTTCCCCCCACAGATTCACCAGGCAGGGCTACACGGTGACAGAGTCAGACATTCCCATGGAGGGAATTCCCTCTGGGAACCAGGAGGTGGCACCTCCTGGCATTGTCCCCACGGGCTGAGCacccaccctggggacactgagcacCCACCATGCCCAGGGATGGAGTTCTGGATGCTTCCCTGAGgggtggcacagcacacggagcagccgggcACGCGTGGCTGCTCTTCCCAGCCTGAACACGGATGATTCCCATGGATCATCCCAAAGGTGGGTGGGGGTcctgcaccaggagctgggattgGGGGGAAGTGGGGATGCTGGtggtgggcagggagagggttgggatgttgggatggggtttgggatgaagctgagctgccctgccccaggtaattcccattccctgtccaGGAGCATGGGCAGAGCTGGAGTAGCTGGatacctgtcccagctgtgccccaaatcccaaaaaatggATGGAGGGGGACCCAACCAAGCATCCCCCTAAACATCCTCATCCCTTTCCTGGCTTTGTCCACAAATCCCAGGGATGAGACTGAGAAAGAACCAGCCAAGCATTTCCCCAGACATCCTCATCCCTTTCCTGCCtttgccccaaatcccagaaaatgGATGAGGGGGACCCAACCAAGCATTCCCCTAAACATCCTCATCCCTTTCCCAGCTTTGTCCACAAATCCCAGAAAATGGACAGAGAGGCATCCAGCAAAGCATTTCCCCACATCCTCATCCCTTTCCCAGCTTTGTCCCCACATCCCAGGAATCAGACTGAGGGAGAACCAGCCAGGCATTTCCCCAAACATCCTCATCCCTCTCCCAGCTTTGTCCCCACATCCCAGGAATCAGAGTGAGGGAGAACCAGCCAGGCATTTCCCCACACCCTCACCCTTTCCTGCTGTCTTGCAGCCAcggaggcagagccagaggtgTTGGGACCATCCCACCCCCAGAACCCAGGGATCCCCTGGAAGTGCTTCCAGCACCGATCCCAGCTCTGGATCCTGATCCCCACTGGCTCAGGGGGAACCCAAGCTGGAGCAGTCTCTACAGGCACCACCAAGGACAAAGAAAACAATTTAgggaatattttcctttgtgtGTTTTCCCTTTATCCATCAGCTGTTTTTAGGCACTTGTTTCTTTATCCAGGTTTTATCCACTTGTTTCCTTACACTCTGGAAAAGGcagctatttatttttatgtataaataaatatattttatataaaaaccAACAGAGCAGTGGGTTCCTAACTGGATGGGAAGGATTGGATTGGGATGaatccctgcccacagcaccaAGGACATTCCCATCAGACACCATGGAAATAAAGGGTCCATTCCCATCCTCCAGAGCTGCCAGTTCTCAAAAGCTtgggaggctgcagggatgcAACAGCTGAAATTGCAGGGCTTCTCCTGGCTGCCCTTGTCCTGTTTGTGCCTCTGGTGCAGGatgtgtgccaggcacagcactgGGCACATCCCTGTTCCCAGGGATGCTCgggaggctgggagggagcagcaggggccTGATCCAGTTCCAGGCTGGGAATGCATTCCTGGAGCCAGCTCTGGAAGTGACAGCAGAGGGAGGGAAGCAGCTCCATGAATGGAAAAAGGGATGGCTGAGAttcctgcagcaggcacagcccaagCTCCAGGCTGTGTCCAAGGGCACATTCCTTAAAGCACTTTCAGTTTtgatttcccttggcacaggctcTGGAATTGCTGAGTGTGATCCACCTGAGCGTTCCTGGGAAATAAAGGGTATTTAAGGGCAGGGAAGAGACACAAAGGAGCTGTTAAGGCTTTTTTTGGCTACACATTTAATTCTAGGATTGGAAATCCCTCTCCAGTTTGTCCCTGAGTTTGGCTGGAACCAAACCAAAGGAATTTTTCTGCTCCTGCCtcgtttttttcttcctggttggctgcagggagaggggaaagaaTTCAGAGAAACCTCTCAGCTGCAAAGATGGAAAATGAGTTCACTGGGAGAGATTTATTATTTCCTCCCACAGCTGGACAGGAACAGTTCATTTTGAAGAAATAAATCTTCTTTGGATACTTTCCAGTGTTGTGTTTCCTCTGCTTCCAGAGGGTCAGAGGGATTTCCAGGAATTATGAGATGTTCAGGAAATTTGGACACTGGTGACAGGAGGAAGAGTTCCAAAATGAACCCTGCTCTGTCTGATCCATTCCTAAAGTGCAGATTCCTCTGGAGATcccactcccagctcctggaggatgaggcagggctggaggaaagGCATCACATTGTCCCCAGGGAGTCTGGAAGTTCTTCTGGAGCTGGGAACATCCTGCTCCAACATCCGCCTGGAATTTGGAGCTGGGAACATCCTGCTCCAACATCCGCCTGGAATTTGGAGCTGGGCTGAAATCTGTTCCAACATCTGCCTGGAATTTGGAGCTGGGCTGAAATCCTGCTCCAACATCTGCCTGGAATTTGGAGCTGGGAACATCCTGCTCCAACATCCACCTGGAATTTGGAGCTGGGAACATCCTGCTCCAACATCCACCTGGAATTGGGAGCTGGGAACATCCTGCTCCAACATCCACCTGGAATTTGGAGCTGGGCTGAAATCCTGCTCCAACATCTGCCTGGAATTTGGAGCTGGGCTGAAATCCTGCTCCAACATTCGCCTGGAATTTGGAGCTGGGCTGAAATCCTGCTCCAACATCCACTTGATTTTCGAGCTGGGATG
The nucleotide sequence above comes from Passer domesticus isolate bPasDom1 chromosome 5, bPasDom1.hap1, whole genome shotgun sequence. Encoded proteins:
- the IL15RA gene encoding interleukin-15 receptor subunit alpha; this encodes MAPRPLPLLCGAAALLLLRAAADTARCSRPKAVANAHIDAGNRTELNSRLRYACNPGYKRKAGTSSLIQCILWNGSEPRWTHPTLQCIRDPAVSWETPGLESTTQRAGTTGASPNSSPSPAPSQSPVPAAADGLSPDGSRPAEMIPTLDTSRLGEGTTPLPTPPTDYAAVSIQSVASSVGLLVLLATGTAAVCCWRRRRRRRKFTRQGYTVTESDIPMEGIPSGNQEVAPPGIVPTG